The following DNA comes from Stegostoma tigrinum isolate sSteTig4 unplaced genomic scaffold, sSteTig4.hap1 scaffold_307, whole genome shotgun sequence.
actctgcacattttcatttttctcccaaagatggagaaaaataCTTAGTAACAAGGTTTAAAACTGAATTCTGTAATTTATTACCAGGGTCAGAATGACTTTCAGATGAAGACTTTTACCAAGATGTAGCAGGAGATGGCTATTCAGCACACTGAGTCTGCTGTGCAATTCAAAGGCTGACTTAAATCATCCCCAAGTATCACCTCCTTGCCCTTTCCCCCTAACTCTTCATTCCCGGCCGGACTAAAACACCCGGATCTCAGCCTCGACTATACTGGACAACCCAAGCTCTGCAGCTCTCTCTCCAGGGAACAGCTGCTCACGTTCGTGAGGGGAGATACATTTGTGAtctatgcacaaggactccccaGTCCCTCTGTGTCGTTATCTTTCTGTGGTCTCCACCATTAAACAAAATGCAGCTCCTCTCCTCTTCCTGCCACCATTAAACAAGACGCGGCTCCTCTCCTCTTCCTGCCACCGTTAAACAACATGCAGCTCCTctcctcttcctgccaaagttcaGCACCTCATTTCCCTGTATTCTGCCAAGTTTCTGCCCACCCAGGtacagccagtgacaccttcactGTATTCTCCCGTCTATTTTGGTCTCATCAATATACATTATAAATAACTCTAGccccagctctgatccctgtggcCCTCCACCAGTTACCGGTTTAATCCTGAACATACCCTCCTTACCCCATTAGTTCACCAATCCTCTATCCTTACCAATCTATAATCGCCAACACCACAGGCATCTTACCATCCTGAGTCACTTAATGCATGGGACCTCATTCAGTGTGAAAAAACCAAATGTATCATTCTAACGGCTCTCCTTTAATTTCCTGCTGGTTACCTCTTCGAAAGAATGATTATGTATTTTAACGGACATGAACTCCCCTTCGAGAATTCGTGCTGTTTATTTGATTTAGATTATGTATTTGTAAGAGCCATATCACAGAGTCGTGCAGCAccaaaggatgttgttaaacttgaaagggttcagagaagaatTTGCCcttactgaccagatatcctgaattaatctagtcccatttgccatcatttggcccctATTGTTTAAAttctattcatgtccccatccagaggaccccaccacatcctctggcagctcattccacatgcacaCCACACTCTGTGCGAAAGCGCTGCCCCTTAGCTCCcttgtccctctcaccttaaacctacaccacctggttttggactcccctaccctggggaaaaagacttcggctatttaccctatccacacccctcatgattttgtaaaaactctataaaggtcacccctccgacgctccagggaaaatagcctctcccgtcctggcaacaaccttgtaaatctgttccgagccctttcaagtttaacaacatccttcctgtagcagggagaccagatttggACGCGGTACATTTTAAAATAGACTCTAACATCAACCCTTCATTGACAGGCATTAACGTAACTCACCGGGAGTTACTAGGAACGTggccaagtggagacttgggggaTCTATTaagaaattacattttttttgagagaggaagaacacagcaggattGTAGAGAGGTGGTGTGGAAGAATTGTGGGTGTAGAGAGCCGGCAAAAACATGATagtatagaaagaggccatttggcttgcCCCACAGCTTTGGTGACGTAAACCAGctctgcacagcaagctcccacaaacagcaacccGATGGCGACCAGGTAAGTCGATTTCATCGTCACGTTGACCCAGAGCTAAACGCTGGCGCCAAAACTGGGGAGAGCTCTCCTGCTCTTCAACAAAATAATGCCATTATACCTTTCACAATTAGTCCAGCAGAGTGCTGAGTATTTCAAAACAGTGCCAGAGACTAGCCACACTGTACAAGACTTACCACTGTATTTTTTTTGTAACAAGATTCACGGGATAATGAACTAATCAAGTCGAGCACTGGTCtccctatttaaggaaggatgcaggCAAATTGGGAGCGGTCCAGAGACATTTTAGTAGACTAATCCCTGGAACGAGTGGATTGCCATGTCAGGAAAGGCTAGGATGAGGAGTCtccggagtttagaagagtcgGAGGCGATGGAAATGAAACATAAAGGATCCGGAGGCCAGGTATGGGGAAAGATGCTTCCCACTGCAAGAGAATcgagaactaggggtcactgtttaaaaagaaaaagacaggGGCTGGGGGtcctcttgtagcacagtggtagcaCCCCTAAGCCTGGGCCGGGAGACCTGGGTTAAAGTCCAaactgctccagaggcatgtagcatcatctctgaacaggttaatttggAAAAGTagggtgaataaaaaaaaagaacaagagggccatCTTGTGACACATTGATAGAGAGGAGActcgggttcaagtcccacctgcaccagggGTGTGGAGTACcatctctgaacaaattgatgACAGGGGTGTGGAGTACcatctctgaacaaattgatgACAGAAATAGGTTAAAATAGACAGGGATGAGAagagagatgacaaggtgtacagttggatgaacagagcaggccaagcagcagaggagcaggaaggctggtgtttcgggcctagccctttTTTCAGAAAACTGAAGACTTCAGCTTCAGACCTTTTTTCTTCAAAAAGAGGACCAAGCTCCTTTGTAACTTCCTTCTTGGGAAAATGTGGAGGAAGCAGTCTCTGAAAATATTTAAGACCAAGTTGGGTAAATTcttgtgttggggggggggggggggggttggttaGGTGGGGTGAAGGGAAAGGTTACGAGGGGAGGCAGGAGCTCGGAAGGGGTCATATCAGTCATGATACGGTCGGACTGATAGAAGCAGAGTTGagggtgctgaatggcctctgcctgCCCCTGGACTTGACCAATGTTGCCCACTGCTCCCCCACCatcaccgcgcccccccccaccccaccacccagagTTGGTCGCTGTCAAGGGGCCTTCACTGATTCAGGAGACTTTGCTGAAGCAGACAGGGTCGGGAAGTTAGCGTCTCCCACAGGGACTGACTGCGACCTTCCGAAAGCACGGGATCCAGGCCCACGTTGGGAATGTTAACACTGAGAAAAATGAACCTTCCTTTAAAAAGGGGAAGACTGTGAAAGATTTCATAGAGGATCCTCTGGCAGTGTGCCTACTGCATGTCTGATCTATCCATGGGGTAGACAATAcacaatagatgcaggagtaggccattcggcccttcgagccagcatgaccattcattatgatcatggctgatcattcacaatcagtatcctgttcctgccttatccccataacccttgattccatttatctttaagagctctgtctatctctttcttgaaagcatccagagagttggcctccactgtcctctggggcagagcattccatatatccaccactctctgggtgaagaagtttctcctcaactctgttctaaatggcctacccctttttttttaaaacggtgtcctctggttctgggctcacccatcagcagaaacatgcttcctgcctccagattgtccaatcccttaataatcttatacgtctcaatcagatcccctctcatccttctaaactcaagggtATAcgagcccagttgctccaatctttcaacatatgacagtcccgccattccgggaattgacctcgtgaacctacgctgcactccctcaatagcaagaatgtccttcctcaaatttgaaggccaaaactgcacacaatactccaggtgcagtctcatcagggccctgtacagctgcagaaggacctctttgctcctatactcaattcctcgttatgaaggccagaatgccattagctttcttcagtgcctgctgtacctgcatgctttctttcattgactgatgtacaagaacacctagatctcgttgtgcttcccctttacttAACTTGACTCCAtcgagatagtaatctgccttcctgttcttgccaccaaagtggataaccacacatttatccacattaaactgcatctgctatgcatccgtccactcacctagcctgtctgAGTCacactgtattctcataacatcctcctcacatttcacactgccacccagctttgtgtcatcagcaaatttgctaatattacttttaatgcctttgtctatatcattaatgtatatcataaacagctgcggtcccagcaccgaaccttgtggtaacccactggtcaccgcctgccattctgaaagggacccgtttatcaatactctttgcttcctgtcagccagccaattttcaatccaactcagtattttgcccccattaccatgtgctctaattttgttcaccatAGGTACATAGAAGACAGGatcaggtgtaggccattcggcccctcgaacctgctttGCCGTTCGATGAGGCAACACCTGCCTGTCCTGCCCTCCTCAAAAATCTGAGAGAACTTGAGGCGAAAATCAATGATGACACAGTCCCACGcagaccacccccaaccccctctaGGAAGGGGTGTAATCAttgctcctcctccccccccccaatctaCGATCAGACGGCCCCGCATTCGGAGACCAGAGGGAACATCCTCTCACTCGCtgcccgccccccaccccccaccaaccctCTTTCCTGAAGGCCCTTCCCAGGGTCTTGCCGCTCTCAATAGTGGAGAAAAATGGAAAACTCTGGATCTTAGGTGTGCCCAAAGCCCACGCCCCAGGGAACGGGCAGGGGATTCTGCAAAGGACGTCCCGGCCTCACCTTCGGAGAGGTCAGCCTTTCGCCGAAGGTCACCGCCTGCCCAGTTGCAGGTCTGGTCACGACGGTGTCCACCACCTTGAGGCGGGCCTTGAGGTTCTCCTCCGAGCTCACATCGTGGATCTTGGGCTCGGCCGCGGTCATGGGTTTCACAGGATGGGGCCTGGGAGGGGCGATTCAAAACCAACAGGGTGTTTAGGAGAAAACCCGCACAGCGCTCAGTGATTCAGCCTGTTCCACTGGCCATCCAAGTTTGGTGCTCCAAatcccctccctcgctcccccacccccaccacctccccaccaccaTCCATCTGGGCTACAACTCACCTAAGGGCGCGTTTTATTCCCATCGCTTTGGAAGCATGCGGCAACGCGATAAAAAAATGAAAGGGTGACCCCACCCAGCGCAGGACTGACGGAATCCAACATTGCCACGGCACTTCATGCGAGATGTTAAAATTGGACCTCAGCTCACTCAATCCGGGCAGAAAGGGACTTTTCTTAAATGGAAAAAGCAACTCACGGtggctgcctcacggcgccagaggcccgggttcgattccaccctcagggcgACTGGCTTTgaggggagtttgcacattctgtcccagtgtctgcgtgggttttcttcaggtgctctgatttcctcccacagtccaaagatgggcaggttagggtggattggccttgctaaattacccatagtgcccagggatgtgcgagttagtctggactggccgtgctaaattacccatagtgcccagggatgtgcaggttagggcggattggccgtgctaaattacccatagtgcccagggatgtgcggggttagggtgggttggccgtgctaaattacccatagtgcccagggatgtgctggttagggtggattggccgtgctaaattacccatagtgccccagggatgtgcgggttagggtggattggccgcgctaattacccatagtgcccagggatgtgcaggttcgggtgggatgatccaaggtTCGGTGTGGGcgtgttgggccgaaaggcctgtttccacactgtcaggattctatgatttctacgACATGGCGGCACTGAAGGTATGCCCCAGCTGATACTCGGCCCTAAATCCTTGTCGCAGACCACTCAGTATCTGGCCGCCACGGTGCGCAACACTCGAGAGCTTTCTGCGTGAAAACTGGCTGTCAGGCTTTATGCGCCGAAAAGCCTGACAAAATATTTTGCGTTGTTCTGAGGCTGAGCGAGACCGCAGTAACATGCGTGTGGGGTGTTTTGTGTttgaaacagcaaaaaaaaaaagGGGATGCTGGCAGAGATCTCAGTTTggcagaaacaaaaaaacaataCTTTCCACTGTACTGTGGCACagaacaaatcaaatcaagtcagtTTCGCGCTTGCTAAGAGCTTGTCTTCCTGTTCGCCCACCCCACCAACACCTTGCGAGGCTCAACATTACATGAACGGGAGACATTTAAACACCTAACATCTACAAATTTCCCAGCCCACAGACTCGGAATCCTAACTTTGATTGAAGAATGCAATGCCCGCTCTGTGGGAGAGACGATAGTGGAATGGCTCTGAGGGAGGAGTTAATATTTGCCGGCCAGGTGACTGAGGCTTTGTGTAAGGTGTTGAGCCCCCAAGGAAGAGTCAGTACCACTTCTGGGGCCCTCCTGCAGTGCAGAGGTAGAGTCACTATTCTGGATCAGAAAGGCCCAGGTTCATGTCCCACGTGCTCCAGAGCTGTGGtgcaatatctctgaacaggctgatttgaaaaataggttaattttttttttaagaaaaagcagcagactgctgcctcacagcggcagggacctgggtttgattccaccctcgggcgactgtgtgaagtttgtatggtGTCCCTGGGCCTGTGTGGGCAcactctgggtgctccagtctcctcccacaactgtataaataatttggatgtgaacataggaggtgcggttagtaggtttgcagatgacgctgAAATTGGAGGCTGTagtgggtagtgaagaaggttacctcagagtacaacgggacctcaATCCGATGGGCCATGGGCCGAGGGGCGGAGGATGGAGTttgattgagataaatgtgaggggctgcgttttggaaaggcacatcagggcaggacttatacacttaatggtaaggtcctggggagtgttactgaacagagagacctgaggcggggtggggggggggggggggggggggggggggggggggggggggcgcagggcAGGTatatagttccctgaaagtggagttgcaggtagacagggcggtgaggaaggtgttcggtacgttcgcctttattggtcagtgcattgagtatagggagttgggagggtcatgttgcagctctacagcacattggttagggCCCCCTTTTGGAATAAATTCTGGTCTCTCCGCTGTAAGGGAGGATGTTGGAAAACTTGGAAGgacgcagaaaagatttacgagcatGTTGCCATGGAGCTGTAGGGGGAGGCTAAATACGCTGGAATGTCACAGGATGAGGGGggttgaccttgtagaggtttgtaacatcatgaggagcatggacagggcgaatagtcaaggtcttttcactggagttggggggtggggtcccaaactggagggcatagcccctcattgtcttttttaaaaactttctcccCTCATCGTACACATATACCCCATGGTCTCGAAATcccacaccccagggaaaaggcacTTAGCATTCACCTCATCCAAGCCCCTCAAGATTATGtagacctctgtaaggtcaccccatacactccagggaaaagtcccagcctatcgcTGGTCAGGGGATTTCCCGcccacaccaccacccaccccccccccccccaccaccgcccccaccAACATGGACGGACGACGTTTTGGGAGAATGAAGCTCGCTTTCACACGACGCCCAGACTAACCTGACCTCACCTGCGCCTGGAAGGTACTGCTGATTCACTGCTCTGGGGCTCGATTGGCTGTGTCTCCGTGGGCAAGACATTAGCCTGAGGCAGCCTCTTCCGGTCAGAGATTCCTGGCCCAGAAGGATTCACCGAGTGAGCAGCGCTGATCATGGGGGAGAGGacggggagaggagaggaggggacGGGGCCGGAGGCGAAGGAGGACGAGACGACTGGAGGAGGGTGGGAGCGCGCCTGGGTGGGGGTCTGCTCTGGGGGAGGCCTGGGCACGGGCACGGGCTCGGGCTCCGGGGCTGCGGGGGTCTCGGGAAAGCCAACCCCCAGCCCCGGCTCCTCCACTGTCCCAGTCGCCATCTTGTCCCCATGGGCGTCGCTGGCCGGCAGCTGGGGTGGATCACCATCCCGGGGCACGGGAGCTTCCTGTTGGACATGAGGCTCCTCGGGAATACCGGGAAGCTCCAAGGCGTCCGGAGGCTCCCCTGCCCGTTCTGAGCTCTCCAGGGACACAGGCAAGCCCAGGCCTAGATGTGGAGGgctagggggaggggaagggcccGTTTGGGGCACACCCCTGGGCGCCGGGTAGGGAGCCCCAATTTGGAAGCCCCACCCCTCGGCAGCACTGTAGGGGGCGCcctgggggaggaggagggcggggggaaCTCCGGGGCTCCAGGGAGCTGGTTGGACTGGGATCGCGGCACGGGACCTGGGCTCCCCCACCCTCCAAGCCCTCTCCTGCTGCCCCCGGGCTCCCGGGTGACCCTTGCCCTCCCCTCGTCCCCTGGTGCCCCTCCCAAGGGGTCCCTTGCGTCAGGTCCTTGAAGGTGTCACAAATGGGTGCCCTCTGCCTGCTGAGCTCGTTCGATGCCTCAAGGTCTCGgaagggcaggaggaggaggagttgggaagaggggatagagAAGAGCCCCATgccattgtccccatgtctgggGAAGGGGATCGCGGAGACAGGGCTTCCCGGAGTGCCAAGTCCCCAAGGCTGGCCGAGCTGGGGCCCCTTGATCCCACAGGAGGAGCCAAATGGAAGGGGTCAGCCTGAGTTGTGtggaaggggggaggggacgacGAGGTTCCAGCTCTGGCTTCGGCCTTCGGAGACACCTCCAATCTgctgagagagacacagagagagagagagagagagagagagagagagagagagagagagagagagagagagatggaaagagagagagagagagagagatggaaagagagagagagagagagagatggaaagagagagagagagagagaagagagagagagagagagagagagagagagatggaaagagagagagagagatggaaatagagagagagatggaaagagagagagagatggaaagagagagagagatggaaagagagagagagagagatggaaagagagagagagagagagagagagagatggaaagagagagagagagagagagagagagagatggaaagagagagagagatggaaagagagagagagagagagagagagagagagagatggaaagagagagagagatggaaagagagagagagagagagagatggaaagagagagagagagagagagatggaaagagagagagagagagagagagagagagagagagagagagagagagatggaaagagagagagagatggaaagagagagagagatggaaagagagagagagatggaaagagagagagagagagatggaaagagagagagagagagagatggaaagagagagagagagagagagagagagagagagagagatggaaagagagagagagatgagaaagagagagagagagatggaaagagagagagatggaaagagagagagatggaaagagagagagatggaaagagagagagagatggaaagagagagagagatggaaagagagagagagagagagagagatggaaagagagagagagatggaaagagagagagagatggaagagagagagagagagagagagatggaaaagagagagagagagatggaaagagagagagatggaaagagagagagatggaaagagagagagatggaaagagagagagagatggaaagagagagagagatggaaagagagagagagatggaaagagagagagagagagatggaaagagagagagagagatggaaagagagagagagagatggaaagagagagagagatggaaagagagagagatggaaagagagagagatggaaagagagagagagatggaaagagagagagatggaaagagagagagagatggaaagagagagagagatggaaagagagagagagagagatggaaagagagagagagagagagagagagagagagagagagagagagagagagagagagatggaaagagagagagagatggaaagagagagagagagatggaaagagagagagagagagagatggaaagagagagagagagagagatggaaagagagagagagagatggaaagagagagagagagatggaaagagagagagagagatggaaagagagagagagaggacagaaaaCTCATCAGAGTGTAGCCTGCTTCTCCCAGGAGCGTCCCTGCCTCAAGGGGACAAACAAAAGTGCAGGGGATCAGAACGAAGGGAATGGGAGGGAAAAGGAAGAAAAACCACTAAATAGCATCTTGCACTACCCCCAGAGCAGGAACTGGGGTGGTTTTGTTCTGTCAATCCCAGGCGGCATGGCGAATTAGAGAGAGaaaagaggggagagagagagagagagagagagagagagagagagagagagagagagagagagagagagagagagagagagagagatacagatgagagagagaagtgagaagagcggagagagagggagagagaggactgagacgCGGAGGAATGTGGTTGACATGTACGTGACTCGTACATTGTGGGCAGCTGCGGCAAGTGgctaggaaggctaatggaatattatcCTTCATCAAGAGGTGGGGTGAGGTCATTAAAGAGAAGGGACATCTTGTCACATCTTCACAGGAACTTAGGACAGCTGTGGTCtccttggggtgggagaaaggatgggaGGGCACCAGGAGCAGTTCAGATACAGTTCATGGATATGATGGGAAGGGATTCTGTTTTCACTGCTCCAAGGAGGCAACTTAGTGAAccactcctccactccccccaaccTGACACTGGGAGGGTGCCTTCCGTTGTGCTCCATCGACCAGCCCACCgctccacccccatcccaaaccgCCCAACAGCAGAAAGGGGTAGGTGGATGGAGCTTGAGATCACGAGAATACAAATAACCAAGATGCGAACCGCAGGAGGATTAAATTCCGACTATTGCCGGGCCCTTGGACTGGGCGGGAAATGGGCATCAATATTCGCCCCCAAATTGGCAAAGCTTACTTGGGTTTGATGGCCGCCATCCTGTTTGCCCACACCGAGGTGCTCGCTGGCTTCTTCACCTCCCCCCGGCCCTCCTCTGAGGTCCTGCGGAGCTCCTTCCCCTCGAGGGCTTTGGGGGCCTCCGTTTTCTTGGGGAAGAGGGACATCAGGCCCCCTCTGCCGGCCTCCTCCTTCTTGGCCTGGGGCCTGGGCTCCTCTGGCATCGCCTCCCCGCTGCCCACCTGCTCCTCTTCTTCTTCGTTGGCCTCGAAGGGGTTCAGCGACTGCACGCGCTCCTCGGGAGCGGGGGCCTGCCCTCCCGACGCCGGGGTCCGGGCTGCCCACGCCTCTCTCAGCCGAGGCAGGGCCTGGGGTGTCAGCTGTGGCCCGGGGAGGGGTCTCCGGCCTCGGGTCCTCTTCGGGGGACGGGGCGTAGAAGCGGCTCCGGGGCTCGGGCCTTGGCTTGGACGGCACAGCCTGGCTTGGCTCC
Coding sequences within:
- the LOC125448035 gene encoding LOW QUALITY PROTEIN: rab11 family-interacting protein 1-like (The sequence of the model RefSeq protein was modified relative to this genomic sequence to represent the inferred CDS: deleted 1 base in 1 codon) — protein: MSLLAQSQQWYPTHVKVVVIRARGLRTKGKDGTNDAYAIMQLGKEQYSSSVAEKTTAPQWREEAEFEMPPLQPGRADKSTLRLTVMHRALVGLDKFLGQAAISLSELYAKKTRSKVGWYRLHSKTGKVDKERGEIEADIQFVRNNMTASMFDLSAKDKSRSALGKLKDRLKGKKRDGFSDSASAIVPSLGAVGDSDEEDEEAARAATTSRLRKLLPKSTLQRTSLSQSMSVIPTAPSSPPGNASPGGFTEIRLDDSAGEESSGKGLQVPTIVSHKRAASTDNTQLDLALPGNPRKEPLSLFGGLRPKSDPVSQSNLCINGSHVYTEEPSQAVPSKPRPEPRSRFYAPSPEEDPRPETPPRATADTPGPASAERGVGSPDPGVGRAGPRSRGARAVAEPLRGQRRRRGAGGQRGGDARGAQPQAKKEEAGRGGLMSLFPKKTEAPKALEGKELRRTSEEGRGEVKKPASTSVWANRMAAIKPKLEVSPKAEARAGTSSSPPPFHTTQADPFHLAPPVGSRGPSSASLGDLALREALSPRSPSPDMGTMRKGPLGRGTRGRGEGKGHPGARGQQERAWRVGEPRSRAAIPVQPAPWSPGVPPALLLPQGAPYSAAEGWGFQIGAPYPAPRGVPQTGPSPPPSPPHLGLGLPVSLESSERAGEPPDALELPGIPEEPHVQQEAPVPRDGDPPQLPASDAHGDKMATGTVEEPGLGVGFPETPAAPEPEPVPVPRPPPEQTPTQARSHPPPVVSSSFASGPVPSSPLPVLSPMISAAHSVNPSGPGISDRKRLPQANVLPTETQPIEPQSSESAVPSRRRPHPVKPMTAAEPKIHDVSSEENLKARLKVVDTVVTRPATGQAVTFGERLTSPKDCDPSDPAAAYSLLTHDELIQLVLKQKEIISKKDCHVQELENYIDNLLVRVMEETPNILRVSYQPPRKAERV